The following are encoded in a window of Pieris napi chromosome 23, ilPieNapi1.2, whole genome shotgun sequence genomic DNA:
- the LOC125061651 gene encoding RNA exonuclease 4-like, with translation MVRVYAIDCESVQNDLGKSMVARVSLVDEALETVLDEYIKPTRNVADYRTSISGIKRGYETEAKPIEEVLRRVINMVNRQFVVGFNVKEDLDALGISHPKIWDMADNKHLDCCQKHTLKILAYKELGLSIEDVPYDTVKNAKAVMDIYKKYGE, from the exons ATGGTTCGTGTCTACGCTATCGATTGTGAGTCGGTCCAAAATGATTTGGGTAAAAGCATGGTTGCTAGAGTGTCCCTCGTGGATGAAGCTTTAGAAACTGTTCTGGATGAGTATATTAAACCTACTCGTAATGTAGCCGACTACCGGACCTCGATATCCGGGATTAAACGCGGCTACGAAACTGAAGCTAAACCGATTGAGGAGGTACTCCGTCGTGTGATAAACATGGTCAACAGGCAATTCGTGGTAGGATTTAATGTAAAGGAAGACCTCGACGCTTTGGGAATATCGCATCCTAAAATCTGGGACATGGCGGACAATAAGCACCTA GATTGTTGCCAGAAACATACACTCAAGATTTTGGCTTATAAAGAGCTTGGTTTGTCCATTGAAGATGTACCATATGACACTGTTAAAAATGCGAAAGCTGTGATGGATATTTACAAGAAATATGgcgaataa